A region of Salinibacter sp. 10B DNA encodes the following proteins:
- a CDS encoding acyl-CoA dehydrogenase family protein, which produces MPSDFVQDPPTLENQYDRDRVLKSYVRRQFPESMRKTIEPELVDLGKMAGGELYELQQSDLDNEPTLTQWGPWGDRVDKIELTDVWSRAETLAAERGIVATAYEQEHGARSRIHQMLLAYLFIPSTDMYGCPLAMTDGAARTLLEAGNDELIDEALPHLTSRDPEAFWTSGQWMTELAGGSDVGQARTTARQDETGTWRLYGRKWFTSAITADMALALARPEGNPDGGTGLALFYVPIRDENGLRDGLRVNRLKDKLGTRKLPTAELTLDGVEAHPVTDDLQHGTRHIAPMLNVTRTWNAVTAVSLIRRGMALARDYAQKREAFGEEIINHPLHQETLADVQSTLEGTFHLSFRVAELLGAHETSQANASEESLLRILTPIAKLTTAKQAVSTTSELLEAFGGAGYVEDTGLPALHRDAQVLPIWEGTTNVLSLDLLRALRQVGSITPLNDEVKRCVEAIEAPTLTRAIRPAVHAYRDAAKWLKRAINEGDEAMEAGARRFALTLGKSLELLYTARHAQWSLHEEQDGRSAAAAERLAARKINHIEELDPHGAYVLVWDFNCPTLFDCHAQGDGATTDEPNLDSLTDVM; this is translated from the coding sequence ATGCCCTCCGACTTCGTACAGGATCCCCCCACGCTCGAAAATCAGTACGACCGGGACCGTGTCCTCAAAAGCTACGTCCGGCGGCAGTTTCCGGAGTCCATGCGAAAGACGATTGAGCCGGAACTGGTGGACCTCGGCAAAATGGCTGGCGGGGAGCTGTACGAGCTCCAGCAGTCGGATCTCGACAACGAGCCCACCCTCACCCAGTGGGGACCGTGGGGCGACCGGGTCGACAAAATTGAGCTTACCGACGTCTGGTCGCGCGCCGAGACACTGGCCGCAGAACGGGGCATCGTAGCCACGGCGTACGAGCAAGAGCACGGCGCAAGGAGCCGCATTCACCAGATGCTCCTGGCCTACCTCTTCATCCCCTCCACCGACATGTACGGTTGCCCACTGGCCATGACGGACGGGGCCGCTCGAACGCTTCTGGAGGCGGGAAACGATGAACTGATCGACGAGGCGCTCCCCCACCTCACCAGCCGCGACCCGGAGGCATTCTGGACGTCCGGGCAGTGGATGACGGAGCTTGCGGGAGGGTCGGACGTGGGACAGGCCCGGACGACGGCCCGGCAGGACGAGACCGGCACCTGGCGCCTATACGGACGCAAGTGGTTTACGAGTGCAATCACGGCCGACATGGCCCTGGCCCTCGCGCGGCCCGAGGGCAACCCGGACGGCGGCACCGGGCTGGCGCTCTTTTATGTCCCCATCCGCGACGAGAACGGCCTCCGGGACGGCCTCCGCGTGAATCGGCTCAAGGACAAGCTCGGCACCCGCAAGCTGCCCACCGCCGAGTTGACGCTGGACGGCGTCGAGGCCCATCCCGTAACGGACGACCTCCAACATGGCACGCGGCACATCGCTCCCATGCTCAATGTCACCCGCACCTGGAATGCAGTGACGGCGGTCTCGCTCATCCGGCGCGGCATGGCGCTGGCCCGTGACTATGCCCAAAAGCGGGAGGCCTTTGGGGAGGAAATCATCAATCACCCCCTCCATCAGGAAACGCTGGCGGACGTGCAGTCGACGCTGGAGGGGACATTCCACCTCTCCTTCCGGGTGGCCGAGCTGCTAGGCGCTCACGAAACCAGCCAGGCCAACGCGTCGGAGGAATCGCTGCTCCGCATCCTCACTCCCATTGCCAAACTGACGACGGCCAAGCAGGCCGTGTCTACCACCAGCGAACTGCTCGAAGCCTTCGGCGGGGCTGGCTACGTCGAAGATACCGGCCTGCCGGCCCTCCACCGCGACGCACAGGTACTCCCGATCTGGGAGGGTACCACGAACGTGCTGTCGCTGGATCTCCTCCGCGCGCTGCGGCAGGTGGGCAGCATCACGCCCCTCAACGACGAGGTCAAGCGCTGCGTCGAAGCCATCGAGGCCCCAACCCTTACCCGTGCCATTCGGCCCGCCGTACACGCCTACCGGGACGCCGCCAAGTGGCTGAAGCGAGCCATCAACGAAGGGGACGAGGCGATGGAGGCCGGTGCCCGCCGGTTCGCGTTAACGCTCGGCAAAAGCCTTGAGCTGCTCTATACCGCCCGCCACGCCCAATGGTCACTCCACGAAGAACAGGACGGGCGCTCTGCTGCCGCCGCTGAACGACTGGCCGCCCGCAAAATTAATCACATCGAGGAACTCGATCCTCATGGTGCCTACGTATTGGTGTGGGACTTCAACTGTCCCACGCTCTTCGACTGTCACGCCCAGGGCGACGGAGCCACAACGGACGAGCCGAATCTCGACTCTCTCACAGACGTCATGTGA
- a CDS encoding DivIVA domain-containing protein: MTITPSEIRSRSFSRGLRGLEASEVEAFLEAVASQVEQLIDEREQLEARLEQAEQKLQNVRHVYEKIQERAADLDEREQRLKEEKQSIEEKRKATAREQTSVDEEKEKLMRVIARLQGALENELQILTDLRSGGQSVFDPEGTAVADSEEEADTEEKSTEELINSLFPKRLGPSNTHSGEESQSTVGDDTSETSDEGAAAQQFDRIKQDIQGEEQETERRPSGASSADKKETDANAADEDEEVSTEELDQIMGVFEDLDS, translated from the coding sequence ATGACTATAACGCCCTCGGAAATACGATCACGCTCATTTTCGCGTGGCCTACGTGGCCTGGAGGCCAGCGAGGTGGAGGCGTTCTTGGAAGCCGTGGCGTCGCAGGTCGAGCAGCTCATCGACGAACGTGAGCAGCTGGAGGCACGTCTTGAACAGGCCGAACAGAAGCTCCAAAATGTAAGGCATGTATACGAGAAGATTCAGGAGCGAGCGGCCGATCTGGATGAACGAGAACAGAGGCTGAAAGAGGAAAAGCAGAGCATTGAAGAGAAGCGGAAAGCAACTGCCCGAGAGCAGACGTCCGTCGACGAAGAGAAAGAAAAGCTGATGCGTGTGATTGCGCGGCTTCAAGGAGCACTGGAAAATGAGCTCCAGATTCTGACGGATCTTCGTTCGGGAGGACAGTCGGTTTTTGATCCTGAGGGAACCGCGGTCGCGGATTCTGAGGAGGAGGCCGACACGGAAGAGAAGTCGACGGAAGAACTGATCAACTCTCTGTTTCCGAAGCGGCTGGGACCGAGCAATACCCACTCCGGAGAGGAATCACAGTCGACAGTCGGAGACGATACATCCGAGACTTCTGACGAGGGAGCAGCTGCTCAGCAATTCGATCGGATTAAGCAGGACATCCAAGGAGAAGAACAGGAGACAGAGCGGAGGCCGTCAGGTGCTTCGTCGGCGGACAAAAAGGAAACCGACGCAAACGCTGCCGACGAGGATGAAGAGGTCTCCACCGAAGAACTCGACCAGATCATGGGGGTCTTTGAAGATCTCGACTCCTGA
- a CDS encoding OmpA family protein produces the protein MPSVELRWLLHLVGFGTVLFGLAACGSSASVEKLRKENKQLRQRLEQAREEAASPQRGETVTVLSADVYFKSGSADLTQRGVEELKLVAQRIQQEFPERTVRIEGYTDSRPIGERLEDKYPSNWELSAARAARVARHFRWTHDMSPERFEVVGFGAQHPVATNETAEGRRKNRRVRVAVLRGPPTGGAGEGLSSRNR, from the coding sequence ATGCCTTCGGTTGAACTTCGTTGGCTTCTTCACCTTGTCGGTTTTGGAACGGTGCTCTTCGGTCTCGCGGCCTGCGGATCGAGTGCATCCGTCGAGAAACTCCGAAAAGAGAACAAGCAGCTCCGGCAACGACTGGAGCAGGCCCGGGAAGAAGCCGCTTCTCCCCAACGGGGGGAGACGGTCACGGTGCTCTCGGCCGATGTGTACTTCAAGAGTGGGAGCGCTGACCTCACGCAAAGGGGCGTGGAGGAGCTCAAGCTCGTTGCCCAGCGAATCCAGCAGGAGTTTCCTGAACGAACCGTCCGCATCGAAGGATACACCGATTCACGCCCAATAGGAGAGCGACTGGAAGACAAGTATCCGAGCAACTGGGAGCTTTCCGCGGCCCGGGCGGCGCGGGTTGCGCGCCATTTCCGGTGGACGCACGACATGAGTCCGGAGCGCTTTGAAGTCGTGGGTTTTGGGGCGCAGCATCCAGTGGCTACGAATGAGACCGCCGAAGGGCGACGGAAGAATCGTCGGGTACGTGTTGCTGTCCTTCGGGGGCCGCCTACAGGGGGAGCAGGAGAAGGCCTGTCCTCTCGTAACAGGTAG
- a CDS encoding AI-2E family transporter, whose translation MTSRSLQNAFFLSLLLLTTVAFFGLIQAFLQPIFWAAVLATIFHPLYEWCKHALGGRSTLASVTTLVIILLVVIAPLVLTGSAVATEASILYDRIATGELDPQAVVAWVERHVPVATDLLAQVGLSPSELRGELSTAAINTSRYLATEAVDLGQNAIRIGGLTFLMLYLLFFFLRDGTALLETIVGAAPIGDARERRLLNKFAEVTRATLKGTLVIGLVQGGLGGLLFWLLGISGAVLWGVVMGLLSLLPAVGAAAVWVPAAGILLFTGEFLKGLILLACGSVLIGLADNVLRPLLVGRDTQMPDYLILVSTLGGLTLFGLSGVVIGPVIAALFLAVWGMFVEEYAGAASDGDLLSDASSPTAQSASE comes from the coding sequence ATGACGTCCCGAAGCCTGCAGAACGCCTTTTTCCTCTCTCTTCTTCTACTCACCACCGTCGCGTTTTTTGGGCTCATCCAGGCCTTCCTTCAGCCAATCTTTTGGGCCGCGGTGCTTGCCACGATTTTCCACCCCTTGTACGAGTGGTGCAAGCACGCACTGGGCGGCCGCTCTACTCTTGCCTCTGTGACCACTCTTGTTATTATCCTCCTCGTCGTTATCGCCCCACTGGTGCTTACGGGAAGTGCCGTGGCAACGGAGGCCTCCATTCTATACGATCGGATCGCCACGGGCGAGCTTGACCCACAGGCCGTCGTTGCGTGGGTCGAACGACACGTGCCCGTAGCCACTGATCTTCTCGCTCAGGTCGGCCTCAGTCCCAGTGAGCTACGGGGAGAGCTTTCCACTGCAGCCATCAACACAAGCCGCTACCTCGCTACCGAAGCAGTAGACCTTGGCCAGAATGCGATCCGCATCGGCGGCCTAACATTTTTAATGTTGTACCTTCTCTTCTTCTTCCTTCGCGACGGAACGGCTCTCCTGGAGACCATTGTCGGGGCGGCCCCCATCGGGGATGCACGCGAGCGGCGCCTGCTCAATAAATTTGCCGAAGTGACGCGGGCAACCCTCAAAGGAACGCTGGTGATTGGGCTGGTACAGGGAGGACTCGGCGGCCTTCTGTTCTGGCTGCTGGGCATCAGTGGCGCCGTGCTCTGGGGAGTGGTGATGGGCCTCCTGTCCCTCCTGCCGGCAGTGGGGGCGGCGGCCGTCTGGGTGCCCGCCGCCGGAATTCTGCTGTTTACGGGCGAATTCCTGAAGGGCCTCATCCTCTTGGCCTGCGGTTCCGTCCTCATTGGACTGGCCGACAATGTCCTCCGCCCCCTCCTCGTGGGACGCGATACGCAAATGCCCGACTATCTCATTCTCGTGTCTACGCTCGGGGGCCTGACCCTCTTTGGGCTATCGGGAGTCGTCATCGGCCCCGTGATCGCCGCCCTCTTCCTGGCCGTCTGGGGGATGTTCGTGGAGGAGTACGCGGGAGCGGCGAGTGATGGGGACCTCCTTTCGGATGCCTCGTCCCCAACCGCCCAATCTGCGTCCGAGTAA